A stretch of the Psychroserpens sp. Hel_I_66 genome encodes the following:
- a CDS encoding chemotaxis protein CheB has translation MGENFRLFVIGASAGGYRAIKQIVSKIPLGLDAAYMIVLHSAFDSSSSYAETLGKFTELDVVTAEHKMKIRSNMVIIAKPNYHLFIHQDRVLLSKGPRENLFRPSIDVLFRSAAVAFKNKCVGVLLTGRLNDGTSGLSAIQRCGGLTIIENPETAEFSSMPSFANQTIDVDYIVNLEDMADVIISIHNEELPIKKEIPLSIVKENDIAMRIKSQIELQEELGEQVPISCASCGGPLWQIKDAKQVRYRCHVGHAFTQEALLRSQDSALEEALWLSIRTLEEKRTLMQTMLNDFESKKMKQLVKSYTNKIEEVSAHIKKMKSVLQIND, from the coding sequence ATGGGCGAAAATTTTAGACTTTTTGTAATTGGTGCATCTGCTGGAGGTTATAGGGCAATCAAACAAATTGTTTCCAAAATACCTCTAGGTCTAGACGCAGCGTATATGATAGTACTTCATAGTGCATTTGATTCTTCAAGCTCTTATGCAGAAACACTAGGTAAATTTACTGAACTGGATGTTGTTACTGCAGAGCACAAAATGAAAATTAGATCAAATATGGTAATCATAGCAAAACCAAATTACCATTTATTTATTCACCAAGATAGAGTTCTTCTCTCTAAAGGACCTCGAGAAAATTTATTTAGACCTTCTATAGATGTTCTGTTTCGATCGGCAGCAGTAGCATTTAAAAACAAATGTGTTGGAGTGCTTTTAACAGGAAGGCTTAATGATGGAACAAGTGGTTTAAGCGCAATTCAAAGATGTGGAGGGCTAACCATTATTGAAAATCCAGAGACAGCAGAGTTTAGTAGTATGCCATCTTTCGCAAATCAAACGATAGATGTGGACTATATTGTCAATCTTGAAGATATGGCTGATGTGATCATATCTATTCACAATGAAGAATTACCCATAAAAAAAGAAATCCCATTAAGTATCGTTAAGGAAAACGATATCGCTATGCGAATAAAAAGTCAAATTGAGCTTCAAGAAGAATTGGGTGAACAAGTACCAATAAGCTGTGCTAGCTGTGGCGGTCCGCTTTGGCAAATAAAAGACGCAAAACAAGTGCGCTATCGTTGCCACGTTGGTCATGCATTTACTCAAGAAGCTTTATTGAGAAGTCAAGATTCTGCATTAGAAGAGGCGCTTTGGTTATCTATTAGAACATTGGAAGAAAAGCGTACATTGATGCAAACTATGCTCAATGATTTTGAAAGCAAGAAGATGAAACAATTAGTGAAGTCATACACAAATAAAATTGAAGAAGTATCTGCTCATATTAAAAAAATGAAGTCGGTGTTACAAATAAATGATTAA
- a CDS encoding HupE/UreJ family protein: MNIKYFRFIFICTLLLPMTLMAHGVSDGDQEILNNGGLFSYIYVGAKHMLTGYDHLLFLTGVIFYLTGLKDIAKFISVFTIGHCITLIFATYIGIKVNEHLIDAIIALSVLYKGFENLGGFRKLKMKSPNLLMMVFVFGLIHGLGLSTRLQSFKLGSDQFFAKIISFNIGVELGQILALIPIIFLINKWRKQNSFEAFYKSVNSYLILAGVILFIYQINAYYGGNYFI; encoded by the coding sequence TTGAATATTAAATATTTTAGATTCATTTTTATTTGTACTCTCCTGTTGCCCATGACCTTAATGGCACATGGTGTTAGCGATGGTGACCAGGAAATTTTAAATAATGGAGGTTTGTTCTCATACATTTATGTTGGTGCAAAACATATGCTTACTGGTTATGACCATTTGCTTTTTTTAACTGGAGTTATTTTTTATTTAACTGGCTTAAAAGATATTGCAAAATTCATTAGTGTATTTACAATAGGCCATTGCATTACATTGATTTTCGCTACCTATATTGGAATTAAAGTAAATGAACACCTAATAGATGCCATTATTGCACTAAGCGTCCTTTATAAAGGCTTTGAAAATTTAGGAGGTTTTCGAAAATTAAAAATGAAGTCACCTAATTTATTGATGATGGTTTTTGTTTTTGGATTGATTCATGGTTTAGGTCTCTCAACTAGGTTGCAGTCATTTAAATTAGGATCTGATCAATTTTTTGCAAAAATCATTAGCTTTAACATTGGCGTAGAATTAGGACAAATACTGGCTTTAATCCCAATTATTTTCTTGATTAATAAATGGAGAAAACAAAATAGCTTTGAAGCGTTTTATAAATCTGTTAATAGCTATTTAATTTTAGCAGGAGTCATTCTTTTTATCTATCAAATAAACGCCTATTATGGAGGTAATTATTTTATATGA
- a CDS encoding CheR family methyltransferase: MSKKLEVINDTELYVVGVGASAGGLDALSKFLKNFNGITPDLCIVIVMHLSPDYKSQLAPILDKRCKWPVVSAENNMELVKGNVYVTPQNKQIRIHNSKFVLEDLTSEHSFTPSIDNFFKSLSKDKGKKAIGIVLSGFGKDGAEGITAIRELGGFTIAQLPETAEHRDMPSASINTGHVILIVPAEQMYDDIVQFITNTKAIASSLPKKGSIDAIFELLEKRSGTDFSMYKPTTIMRRINHRITSLQLGTMVEYYELIKANPRELDNLFDSVLIGVTEFFRDLEAFDYLRKQLFKILKDKEPGDSIRIWSVGCATGEEPYSIAILLYELLGAKVNQYHIQIFASDIDERAINFGRKGIYNKDLLANVPKEITAKYFEKKDELHFEVKKEIKQHLLFTRHDITTDPPFVKLDLVVCRNLLIYFNNNLQKQTFQIFHYSLRSNGILFLGKSESVSVAADLFTEIGKGKLFRKADTSLNYQLKFSRLRTRNQQQKKEEKKNNIRNMSIVDVAKETLYYKYDNPFVIINENGEIKEVHGSLRLYLEISQGAMNVSIHKMVNPELVTVVKAVLAQVKKTNVTHTSHVIKFELYDQLHYVRVKITPLVYRISEVQYFMVIFEKIEPSEGHLELQKKLETSDFVNLRIKELEDELTSTKEHLQIFTEELEATNEELQTINEELQSSNEELKSSNEELETSNEELQSANEELNIANQELKLANDLLIEKEEELKEEKELSQRNELIYKTIAENIPDGAVGILDKDFKVEYIGGQGVEILETNNMIGQYWPDLNSSKREARRIEKLCQDTLINGSAQIEVQYNNKFYDIKAVRFKMPYLDEDRILYLAQEITSLRQNQVILETAIRASNLMVFEFNFEEDVFYADNSLYDFLEIEPKRTITKQMLLDKMHPDDLKIRKKSMKKALKTGLVYHEVRMKLKKGIRYIRVTGQILFDENKKPLKEFATAIDITSDKELLEKVKESENRFRAIANDAPINIWITDKKGQCVFINKNWFNYTGSTLQDNLGRGWLKYLHEDDKKTAEEAYMKAHEKLITFTSEFRALAKDGTYSWHLNKGIPMFDEEGEFNGFIGSFTNIDEQKKFSNELEKNVLERTKDITNANEELLKLNMNLEEFAYMASHDLKEPLRKIRTFNSLIISEDTDRETVSKYASRIEHSAERMTSLIDNILEYSKVEGDANKSEKVNLDEIFDQVFSDLSIMIEEQNVVINKDDLGTIKGVPIRMYQLFSNLIKNSVKFNNNEPVIEISTSLVNGKLVPKRFKAKAKKEFKKIEFKDNGIGLDIDKKDYIFKPFKRLNSSSDYSGTGIGLAICKRIMDLHGGFIDVESEKGKGASFILYFPV; encoded by the coding sequence ATGAGCAAAAAGTTAGAGGTTATTAATGACACAGAGTTGTATGTTGTAGGTGTTGGTGCATCTGCAGGAGGATTAGATGCTTTAAGTAAGTTTTTGAAGAATTTCAATGGTATAACTCCAGATCTTTGTATCGTTATTGTCATGCATTTAAGTCCAGATTATAAAAGCCAATTAGCACCAATTCTAGATAAACGCTGCAAATGGCCCGTGGTTTCCGCAGAAAATAATATGGAGCTTGTTAAAGGTAATGTATACGTCACACCACAAAACAAGCAAATTAGAATTCACAATAGTAAATTTGTTTTAGAAGATTTAACATCAGAACACTCCTTTACACCATCCATTGATAATTTTTTTAAATCGTTATCAAAAGATAAAGGTAAAAAAGCTATAGGTATTGTATTGTCTGGTTTTGGTAAAGATGGAGCAGAGGGAATAACTGCGATAAGAGAATTGGGAGGTTTTACAATTGCCCAATTACCAGAGACTGCAGAGCATAGAGATATGCCATCTGCATCAATCAATACTGGTCATGTAATTTTAATCGTACCAGCAGAACAAATGTACGATGACATCGTGCAGTTTATTACAAATACAAAAGCCATAGCCTCTAGTTTGCCAAAAAAAGGATCTATTGATGCCATTTTTGAGCTTTTGGAAAAGCGCTCTGGTACAGATTTCTCTATGTACAAGCCTACAACAATTATGAGGCGAATAAACCATAGAATCACATCGCTACAGTTGGGTACCATGGTAGAATATTATGAGCTAATAAAAGCAAACCCAAGAGAGTTAGATAATCTTTTTGATTCAGTATTGATAGGTGTCACAGAGTTTTTTAGAGATTTAGAGGCTTTTGATTACCTAAGAAAACAGCTCTTCAAAATCCTAAAAGATAAGGAGCCTGGAGATTCTATTAGAATATGGAGTGTGGGTTGTGCTACAGGAGAAGAACCTTATTCCATAGCGATTTTGTTATACGAGTTACTGGGAGCAAAGGTTAACCAATACCATATTCAAATATTTGCGTCAGATATAGATGAGCGTGCTATTAACTTCGGAAGAAAAGGAATCTATAACAAAGATCTATTGGCAAATGTACCTAAAGAGATTACTGCAAAATACTTTGAGAAAAAAGATGAACTGCATTTTGAAGTCAAGAAAGAAATAAAACAGCATCTTTTATTCACAAGGCATGATATCACAACAGATCCTCCTTTTGTAAAATTAGATTTGGTGGTTTGCAGAAATTTATTGATTTATTTTAATAATAACTTACAAAAGCAGACCTTTCAAATCTTTCATTATTCTCTTCGATCTAACGGAATATTGTTTTTAGGTAAATCTGAAAGTGTAAGTGTAGCTGCAGATTTATTTACTGAAATAGGAAAGGGTAAATTATTTAGAAAAGCAGATACATCATTAAATTATCAGCTCAAATTCTCACGTCTTAGAACTAGAAATCAACAACAGAAAAAAGAAGAAAAAAAGAACAATATTCGAAATATGAGTATTGTAGATGTCGCCAAGGAAACCTTATATTATAAATATGATAATCCCTTTGTGATTATAAATGAGAATGGGGAGATTAAAGAAGTACATGGTAGTCTTAGATTGTACTTAGAGATTAGCCAAGGTGCCATGAACGTGAGCATACATAAGATGGTTAATCCAGAGCTGGTAACTGTTGTAAAAGCAGTACTCGCTCAAGTAAAAAAAACAAACGTAACCCACACGAGCCACGTCATTAAATTTGAACTGTATGATCAATTACATTACGTACGTGTAAAAATCACACCCTTGGTTTACAGGATAAGCGAGGTTCAATATTTCATGGTGATTTTTGAAAAAATTGAACCCAGTGAAGGACATTTAGAACTTCAGAAAAAATTAGAGACATCAGATTTTGTTAACCTACGCATCAAGGAATTAGAAGATGAGTTAACATCTACGAAGGAACACCTTCAAATTTTCACAGAAGAACTAGAAGCAACAAACGAAGAATTACAAACCATTAACGAAGAATTACAATCTTCAAATGAAGAGCTAAAATCAAGTAATGAAGAGTTAGAAACCAGTAATGAAGAATTGCAGTCTGCCAATGAGGAACTAAATATTGCAAATCAAGAGTTGAAACTTGCAAATGATTTGCTAATAGAGAAGGAGGAAGAACTTAAAGAAGAAAAGGAGTTAAGCCAGCGTAACGAGTTGATCTATAAAACAATTGCAGAAAATATACCCGATGGAGCGGTAGGTATACTCGATAAAGATTTTAAAGTTGAATATATTGGAGGTCAGGGAGTTGAAATTTTAGAAACAAACAATATGATTGGTCAATATTGGCCAGACTTAAATTCATCAAAAAGAGAAGCAAGACGTATTGAGAAACTTTGTCAAGACACCTTGATCAATGGTTCTGCACAAATTGAAGTGCAATACAATAATAAGTTTTATGATATAAAAGCTGTACGTTTTAAGATGCCATATCTTGACGAGGATAGAATTTTGTATTTGGCGCAAGAGATTACTTCTTTAAGACAAAATCAAGTAATTTTAGAAACTGCAATTAGAGCATCAAACCTAATGGTTTTTGAGTTTAATTTTGAAGAAGATGTATTTTATGCTGATAATTCATTATATGATTTCTTAGAAATTGAACCTAAGAGAACAATAACAAAGCAAATGCTTTTGGATAAAATGCATCCAGATGATTTGAAAATCCGTAAAAAGAGTATGAAAAAAGCTCTAAAAACAGGATTGGTGTATCATGAAGTAAGAATGAAATTAAAAAAGGGGATAAGATATATAAGGGTGACAGGTCAAATTTTATTTGATGAGAACAAAAAACCTTTAAAGGAGTTTGCAACTGCCATAGATATTACTAGTGATAAGGAGCTTTTAGAGAAAGTTAAAGAAAGCGAAAACCGTTTTAGGGCAATTGCCAATGATGCACCTATAAATATTTGGATAACAGATAAAAAAGGACAGTGTGTATTTATAAATAAAAACTGGTTTAATTATACTGGCAGCACATTACAAGATAACCTGGGTAGAGGTTGGCTAAAATATTTACATGAGGACGACAAAAAAACAGCCGAAGAAGCGTATATGAAAGCCCACGAAAAACTAATAACTTTTACTTCTGAATTTAGAGCACTAGCCAAAGATGGGACTTATTCATGGCATCTTAACAAAGGAATACCAATGTTTGATGAAGAGGGAGAATTTAACGGGTTTATAGGATCCTTTACCAATATTGATGAACAGAAAAAGTTTTCTAATGAACTAGAGAAAAACGTACTTGAACGTACCAAGGACATAACAAACGCAAATGAAGAGCTTTTAAAATTAAATATGAATTTAGAGGAATTTGCCTACATGGCAAGCCATGATCTAAAAGAGCCTCTGCGAAAAATAAGAACTTTCAATTCATTAATAATTTCGGAAGATACCGATAGAGAAACGGTATCAAAATATGCCTCTAGAATAGAGCATTCCGCAGAAAGAATGACGAGTTTGATTGATAATATCTTAGAATATTCTAAAGTAGAAGGAGATGCTAATAAATCAGAAAAAGTAAATCTTGACGAAATTTTTGATCAGGTATTTTCAGATTTGAGTATTATGATTGAAGAACAAAATGTTGTCATCAATAAGGACGACTTAGGTACTATTAAAGGCGTGCCGATTAGAATGTACCAACTGTTTTCTAACTTAATCAAGAATTCGGTCAAATTTAATAATAACGAACCAGTTATAGAAATTAGTACCTCTCTGGTAAACGGAAAATTAGTACCAAAAAGGTTTAAGGCAAAAGCTAAAAAGGAATTTAAAAAAATAGAATTTAAAGATAACGGGATAGGCTTGGATATTGATAAAAAGGACTACATATTTAAGCCCTTTAAAAGACTTAATTCATCTAGTGATTACTCTGGTACAGGTATAGGCTTAGCGATTTGTAAACGTATTATGGATCTCCATGGTGGTTTTATTGATGTTGAAAGTGAAAAAGGTAAGGGCGCTTCATTTATACTTTATTTTCCAGTATAA
- a CDS encoding helix-turn-helix domain-containing protein, protein MRIQVKFDVPKICNSLLIKTLSDLNIKYKLHTIGEIEILQRLNDSQKKSIFEALNSNHIQVISDQQLVIVQQVKEILTEIVRIENFEDDFKVSSYIENRLPYTYSYLAKMFSEHANISIEKFLILKKIDFVKELLLEGNLSLTEISYKLNYSSVSHLSKQFKKTTGFSPSGFMDLKTKLNLKK, encoded by the coding sequence ATGAGAATACAAGTAAAATTTGACGTGCCTAAAATTTGTAACAGTTTGCTTATAAAAACGTTAAGTGATCTAAATATAAAGTATAAGCTTCATACAATTGGGGAAATTGAAATACTTCAAAGATTAAACGATTCTCAAAAAAAATCTATTTTTGAAGCATTAAATTCAAATCATATTCAGGTCATCAGTGATCAACAATTGGTAATTGTACAACAGGTAAAAGAAATTCTTACAGAAATCGTTCGTATTGAGAATTTTGAAGATGATTTCAAGGTATCTTCATATATCGAGAACAGGCTACCCTATACTTATAGCTACTTAGCTAAAATGTTTTCAGAACATGCCAATATTTCAATAGAAAAGTTCTTAATTCTGAAAAAAATCGATTTCGTTAAAGAATTATTGTTAGAAGGTAATTTGAGTCTTACTGAAATTTCTTATAAATTGAATTACAGCAGTGTTTCGCATCTATCAAAACAATTCAAAAAAACGACAGGGTTTAGCCCATCTGGTTTTATGGATTTGAAAACTAAATTAAACTTAAAAAAATAA
- a CDS encoding SOS response-associated peptidase family protein, giving the protein MFYKLSNNSSKELIESEIGISFKHPNLYEPKQIINGLDEEVLPIITSQNQNQIQFGIWGILPENYSDDWINYQKLNNTLNVTLDNLNNQVVDYSKSRKCVIIIKGFFSSFIKDGQIYPYYVYHESQKPFLIGGIYNILSDGFITCSPVLTKAGPSFKKIHNISNTMPIIIDKNQIETWLETSLNIKNKKNISLSNDKLYAHSISRQFYETELIFDSILEPQNYNGLENNLVFDNSYIIT; this is encoded by the coding sequence TTGTTTTATAAATTATCAAATAATTCAAGCAAAGAACTAATTGAGAGTGAAATAGGAATTTCTTTTAAACATCCAAATCTTTATGAGCCCAAACAAATAATTAATGGACTTGATGAAGAGGTTTTACCAATAATTACTTCTCAAAACCAAAACCAAATACAATTTGGTATTTGGGGTATTTTGCCAGAAAACTACAGTGATGATTGGATAAATTATCAAAAGTTAAATAATACTTTAAATGTTACTTTAGATAATTTAAATAATCAAGTAGTTGATTATAGCAAATCAAGAAAATGCGTTATCATAATAAAAGGCTTTTTCTCGAGTTTCATTAAAGATGGCCAAATATATCCTTATTATGTTTATCACGAATCCCAAAAACCTTTTTTGATTGGTGGCATATATAATATATTATCAGATGGATTTATCACCTGCTCCCCTGTATTGACAAAAGCTGGTCCCAGTTTTAAAAAAATTCATAATATTAGCAATACCATGCCAATAATTATTGATAAAAATCAAATAGAAACTTGGCTGGAAACATCGCTTAATATTAAAAATAAAAAGAATATTTCATTAAGTAATGACAAACTATATGCACACTCCATTTCTAGACAATTTTATGAAACAGAATTAATATTTGATTCAATTTTAGAACCTCAAAACTATAATGGTTTAGAAAACAATTTAGTGTTTGATAATTCGTATATTATAACTTAG
- a CDS encoding response regulator yields MPYKDLRIVLADDDPDDRALFELAINQISKDIDLSMCKNGTDLISYLRDDKEILPDILFLDLNMPNKDGIECLMEIKKDPGLKDMTVVIYSTSSSEKDIEKTFLEGANIYLNKPSNFNNLKTSLKRILTLDWQYQNSILNKENFLFRL; encoded by the coding sequence ATGCCTTATAAAGATTTGAGAATTGTTTTAGCAGATGATGACCCAGACGATAGAGCTTTGTTCGAGTTGGCTATAAACCAAATTTCAAAAGATATAGATTTATCGATGTGCAAAAATGGAACAGATCTCATTTCTTACCTAAGGGATGATAAAGAAATACTTCCAGATATTTTGTTTCTAGATTTAAATATGCCTAATAAGGATGGTATTGAATGTTTAATGGAAATAAAAAAAGATCCAGGTCTCAAAGATATGACCGTGGTAATATATTCTACATCCTCATCAGAAAAAGATATTGAAAAAACCTTCTTAGAAGGAGCGAATATTTATTTAAACAAGCCATCAAATTTTAATAATTTGAAAACTTCACTAAAGAGAATACTTACTTTAGATTGGCAATACCAGAATTCAATATTAAATAAAGAAAATTTTCTGTTTAGACTATAG
- a CDS encoding helix-turn-helix domain-containing protein, giving the protein MINITLNTHQLLDSFKKISQELDANINQTSDCSNLSFSNKFGKGSIKAIKSSNFTTYFEFDVNFNEDVYLNKVVHHDALYSTYCSKGSILCKDDYFKERILKEYTSSLYSLEKENIIEIGFAKNTHYRFSIIEIDQNMNNSLYTKVVDIFSNSKNDSNFLHLSSCNLKIAHYIDQINQLQECNLVNFLLLESLVNKILATNIKYLLEDINLKGTNTSNLSNNDLNKIKEVANSIRLNPGERYTISTLCRETTLSPSKLQEGFKLFNKTTVNEYIRNVRLLKAEKLIINEDLTISEIAYTVGINSRSYFSKIFKEKFNFSPKTYQERFSKYTNISDQLKEDFQTQY; this is encoded by the coding sequence ATGATCAATATAACTCTAAATACTCATCAATTACTTGATAGTTTTAAAAAGATTTCTCAAGAACTTGATGCAAACATAAACCAAACATCAGATTGTTCCAATCTCTCCTTTTCAAATAAATTTGGAAAAGGATCCATAAAAGCTATTAAATCATCAAACTTCACAACTTATTTTGAATTCGATGTTAATTTTAATGAAGATGTATACCTTAATAAAGTTGTTCATCATGATGCTCTGTATTCTACATATTGCAGTAAGGGTAGCATATTATGCAAAGACGACTATTTTAAAGAGAGAATCTTAAAAGAATACACATCAAGCCTATATTCATTAGAAAAAGAAAATATTATCGAAATAGGCTTCGCTAAAAACACACACTATAGATTTTCTATTATTGAAATAGATCAAAATATGAATAACTCGTTATACACTAAAGTTGTTGATATTTTCTCTAACTCAAAAAATGATAGTAATTTCTTACACTTAAGTTCCTGTAATTTAAAAATCGCTCATTACATAGATCAAATAAATCAATTACAAGAATGTAATTTGGTTAATTTCTTACTGTTGGAAAGCTTAGTAAATAAAATTCTGGCAACAAATATTAAGTATTTGTTAGAGGACATTAATCTAAAAGGAACTAATACAAGTAACTTAAGTAATAATGATTTAAATAAAATTAAAGAAGTAGCAAATTCCATTAGACTTAATCCAGGAGAAAGATATACAATTTCAACCTTATGTCGAGAAACAACGTTATCTCCCTCAAAATTACAAGAAGGATTTAAGCTTTTTAATAAGACAACCGTAAATGAATATATCAGAAATGTACGTTTGCTAAAGGCAGAAAAATTAATAATAAACGAAGATTTGACAATTTCCGAAATAGCTTATACCGTAGGAATAAATAGCAGAAGCTATTTCTCTAAAATTTTTAAAGAAAAATTTAATTTCTCCCCTAAAACATATCAGGAAAGATTTTCAAAATATACTAATATTTCAGATCAACTTAAGGAAGATTTTCAAACGCAATACTAG